A region of the Arthrobacter sp. U41 genome:
TGGATTGCTTCAGCGGCTCGCTTTTGACTGGGGGAGCGGTAGAACGGGGCGCTTCAGAAAACGGAAAAAATACCACGCTAAGCCTTGGAAGGTGATCGTATGGGGCATGAATTTGCCTGTGCCGATCCTGTGCGGCCTGCAGGACAATGAGGTGAGACACCAGATTTCAGCCCGCCTCGGCGGTGGCCAGCGGCGGTTTTCCGTTTAGCTCGCGGCGGGCAGTGCGTCCGGGATCCGCGGCTTGGAGTTTCCGGCGAAGGTGAACCTGGCGTCCTCGCCTTCGCCGTCCACATCCACCACCACGATGTCGCCGGCGTGCAGCTCGCCGAGGAGGATCTTCTCGGAGAGCTGGTCCTCGATCTCGCGCTGGATGGTGCGGCGCAGCGGCCGGGCACCCATGGCCGGGTCGTAGCCGCGGGTTGCCAGGAGCACCTTGGCCGCGGGCGTGAGCTCGATGCCCATGTCCTTGTCCGCCAGCCGCTTCTCCAGCCGGCCCACGAACATGTCCACGATCTCGATGATCTCGTCCTGGGTCAGCTGTGGGAAGACGATGACGTCGTCAACCCGGTTCAGGAACTCGGGGCGGAAGTGGGCCTTGAGCTCCTCCGTGACGCGGGCGCGCATCCGGTTGTAGCCGGTCTGCGTGTCCGTGCCGGATTGGAAGCCGGTGGCCACGCTCTTGGAGATGTCGCGGGTGCCGAGGTTGGTGGTCATGATGATCACCGTGTTCTTGAAGTCCACCACCCGGCCATGGGAGTCGGTCAGGCGGCCGTCTTCCATGATCTGCAGCAGTGAGTTGAAGAGGTCGGCGTGGGCCTTCTCGACTTCGTCGAAGAGCACCACGGAGAACGGACGACGCCGGACCTTCTCGGTCAGCTGCCCGCCCTCGTCGTAGCCCACGTACCCGGGAGGGGCACCGAAGAGCCGCGACACCGTGTGCTTCTCGGAGTATTCGGACATGTCCAGGGTGATCAGGGCGTCCTCCTCGCCGAACAGGAACTCGGCAAGTGCCTTGGCGAGCTCGGTTTTGCCGACGCCGGTGGGGCCGGCGAAGATGAACGAGCCGCCGGGACGCTTCGGGTCCTTGAGGCCGGCACGGGTGCGGCGGATAGCCCGCGAAACGGACCTAATCGCCTCCTCCTGGCCCACGACGCGCATGTGCAGCTCGTCTTCCATCTTCAGCAGGCGGGAGGACTCCTCCTCAGTGAGCTTGAACACCGGGATGCCGGTGGAATTCGCCAGCACCTCGGCGATCAGTTCCTCATCAACTTCGGAGATATCGTCCATGCCGCCGGTCTTCCAGTGGCGTTCCTTCTGTCTGCGCACGGCGACGAGCTTCTGCTCCTGGTCGCGCAGCGCTGCGGCACCTTCGTAGTCCTCCGCATCCAACGCGGACTCCTTCTCCATTTTCAGAGAAGCGATGCGCTCGTCCATCGCCTTGAGCTCCGGCGGTGCGCTCATGCGCCGGATACGCAGCCGGGCGCCAGCCTCATCGATCAGGTCGATGGCCTTGTCCGGCAGGAAGCGGTCCGAGATGTAACGCTCCGAGAGGTTCGCGGCGGCGACCAGCGCGCCGTCGGTGATGGTGACCCGGTGGTGTGCCTCGTACCGGTCACGAAGGCCCTTGAGGATCTCGATTGCGTCGGCCACGGAGGGTTCCGGGACCTGGATCGGCTGGAAGCGGCGCTCCAGGGCAGCATCCTTCTCGATGTGCTTGCGGTAGTCATCGAGCGTGGTCGCACCAATGGTCTGCAGCTCGCCCCGGGCCAGCAACGGCTTCAGGATCGAAGCCGCATCGATCGCACCCTCGGCCGCACCGGCACCGACAAGGGTGTGGATCTCATCAATGAACAAAAGAATATCCCCGCGGGTGCGGATCTCCTTCAGGACCTTCTTCAGCCGCTCCTCGAAGTCACCGCGGTACCGGGAACCGGCAACCACGGAGCCCAGGTCCAGCGTGTACAGCTGCTTGTCCTTGAGAGTCTCCGGGACGTCGCCGCGGACAATTGCCTGGGCCAGGCCCTCGACGACGGCGGTCTTGCCGACGCCCGGCTCACCGATCAGCACAGGGTTGTTCTTGGTCCGGCGGGACAGGACCTGCATGACGCGTTCCATCTCGGATTCGCGACCGATCACCGGGTCAAGCTTGTTCTCCCGCGCAGCCTGGGTCAGGTTGCGGCCGAACTGGTCCAGCACCACGGAACCGGCCGGAGTCGCTTCAGCCTGGTCCTGGCCGACGCCGGCGCCGGTGGTTTCCTTGCCCTGATAACCGGACAGCAGCTGGATGACCTGCTGGCGGACCCGGTTCAGGTCAGCGCCGAGCTTGACCAGCACCTGGGCGGCAATACCTTCATCCTCGCGGATGAGGCCGAGCAGGATGTGCTCGGTGCCGATGTAGTTGTGTCCCAGCTGCAGGGCCTCGCGCAGGGCGAGTTCCAGCACCTTCTTGGCGCGCGGCGTGAAGGGGATGTGGCCGGAGGGGGACTGCTGGCCCGGGCCGATGATCTCCTGCACCTGCTCGCGGACGCCCTCGAGCGAGATACCCAAGGTCTCAAGGGCTTTGGCGGCAACACCTTCACCCTCGCGGATCAGACCCAAGAGGATGTGTTCGGTACCAATGTAACCGTGGTTCAGCATGCGTGCCTCTTCCTGGGCAAGCACAACCACGCGACGGGCACGGTCCGTAAATCGCTCAAACATTTCGCCACACTCCTGGCTGCCGCCTGCCTTGATGCTACGTCGCCTCAGGCCCCCTTGGGGGTGTTCGCGGCAGGCAGGATATTACAGAGCCAGATTCATGTGACCTTCCCGGGTAAGGGGCAGGCTTTCACACCGCTATCTGGCGAGCCACAGCAAGTGACCTCCGCCGCAATGACACCTCCTGTAGTGTGCGCGCACCAATGCGGAACCGCAGCGAATCGGTTCCAGCGTCGACTCTTAAGATGCAGTGGGCCCAGGCAGCGCATCCGGTGCCTTCGTCATCCGCTGACTTCCGCGCGCCGTAATCGGTCGTATTTGAGACGTGAGGCAGACGACGGTTGGAGTCTGCCAGCTGAACATCGTCATTTCCGGTTCCGGGATCGGGGCCACCATCCCCGAGAAGACGGACCAAGCGGCGGCGCCGAAAGAGGCTTATGGAGTCCGGGCCAGGTCCCGGCCGGCCGCTCAGGCGGCTGTGGTGATGGCGGGGGCGCGGGGACGGGCCAGGGAGTGGGTGGGCCGTGTACCGGGACGGCCGGGGGCGGCGGTCCTGGTTCTGTGATCCGGCGAGGGTACGGGCCCGGCTGCCGTGTCGGCGGAAGGAGCCGGGCACCTGTCGGTGATGTGGCCCATTCCGGCGTATTCGCGGACGTCCCGGATTCCGGTGACGGCGGACTGCTTGTCGGGAAAACTCCGGGAGACTGCCATCACCGTCCCGTCGGGTGCCGTGATGCTGAATCTGAAGCCCGAGTCTTCGTCGTTGAAGAGTTCGAACATGCCTGCCATGGGTCTCCTCCCGGCGGTGACCGCCCGCCTTGGCTGCGATGGTTTGTCGTCGGGGCGGAAACACGGCGCTGGGCTGCCGCCCCGACGGTCTGGTAAAGGCACGGAATCTCGGATGGCGAAAAGTGTGAAGCAGGCCACACGTCCGCCCCCAAAGCTACCCGGGAAACCGGGTACCGGCCAGTAGAAGTTTTAGCGCCAGGGACTGGTCACCCGCTGATTCAGGCCTGTTCCGGGATTTCCCAGCCGTCGGTTTCGGTGTAGCCGGCGACCACATCGCCGCCACCGAAGGCGCGGCTGGGCTCGGGGCTGAAGCGCAGCAACGCTGTTCTGCAGCCGGCCTCCCGCACCGCGCCGACAGCCCTGACGAGGGCCTCGTGGAGGTCGCTGCCGTCCACGGCCGAGCGGATCTCGGCATTCTGATTGGCGGTGTACTCAAGGTAGAACGGCATGGTGGAAGCATGCCACAGGCCGCCGGGGAACGACAGGTGCTCCTGAGGGCTCCGGGCAAGGCAAGCCCGGTGGCAGGGGGCCATCAACCGGCTTCCCGGACGGCGAAGGGGAGTGACGGGTTTCCTTGTCAGGTTCTGCGTCCGGGATTAGCCTGAAGTCCGGAACACAGCTCATTGCCTGGGTCTGCGGGGTACAGCCCCACAGACAGGCCGAAGCTCTCCACGATTAAGGAGCACGTCAATGTCGACCATCTCCCATGCCCACAGGCCCGGCAATTCCCGGCAGCCCTACGGGCAGCGGCTGTGGTGCCCCAGGTGCCGCACGGACCAGCACCTGGCCATCGATGCCATCGAGCAGCCCTCTCCTCCTGAACAAGAACTGGTCGAGGTCTCCTACACCTGCGTGGGCTGCGATTTCCTCTACGCCCACGCCGCCACCGTTGCGCAGGCCGCAGCCATCCTCAACCGGCCGGGCCCGGCGAGGACGCCGGGAATTTTGCAGTTCGGCGGAGCGTATATCCACTGCGGTGAACCCATGCACACCGCCGGTTCCGACGAGCACAGCATCTATGCCCCGATGAGCACCGAACAGTCCAGCGAACCCGTTCTGGACGTCTATCTCCGCACCCGGGTTCTGAAATGCTCCTGTGGCTTCCAGATGGAAATACCGGACTGAACCCGGATCCACATGAACAGTTATGGCACGTCCCGGGGCGGCCGGCGGCGCTGTGCCGACAGTGCCCGGCATGAGACGATTCCCGCATGAATCAGAACGACTCCCGCTCGGCGGGCCGTCCCGCCCGCGGTTACGCCGACACCGGACACAGTCACCATCAGGAGATCCTGACCAGAGAACAGCTGCAGGCTATGGGGCAACGGCGCAAGGACGCTGAACAAAAACTTGAACGCCCGGCGGGAAGCGTCGGTAGCAACGGTTCCCTCGTCGGCGCCGCCTGCCACGACGACGGCGATGTCACCACTTCACTCTGCTGGAACTGTGGTTTCGGCACCGCCCCCAGGCGAGGACTTCATCGAGCACTACAATCAGAACAGGCCCCACACGGCGCTCAAAAGTCGCCTCACCCACCAAACGCGTCACCAACGTACCGGGTTAGTACTTCTGGGCGGGCAGCTGCTAAGGCGCCAGGCGGTGGTAGGCGGAGGCAAAATGTATGAGCGGATCCGGTACCTCCGAGCCCGGAGCGTCACCGCCCAACGCGACTACCTCTCCTACGACGAGCAGATGTGTAGCTGCCGGATGGATGGCAACCGTTCTCAGCTCGAAGTACGCGATCGATCCGTCGAGGATCACCGATCCGGTGGCCGGGCCACGGCGGTACGGGACCTGGGCCAGCAGGCCCTCAACCGGGGTCCCTGGACTGGCCAGCCAGTCCGCCGCGCCTTGGTGTTTGCTGCGCAGCAGACTCAACGCCCATGTACCCGTCGCGGCGACCGCTTCGCCGATGCGTGAGCCCGCGTAGAGGCTGACCAGCATCGTGGGAGGGTCATAGGAGACGGAGAGAAAAGCAGTCACCGTTGCCGCGTAGTCGCGCTTGCGCAGGGATGTGGAAACAACAGCGACGCCGGCGGAGATGTCCGCGCTGAGCACGCGGTACAGATCGATGTCCGCCTGGGAAGGCTGTTCGCCGTCAAGGCGGTGCGCGTCCAACGTCCCTGGACTCTCCATAAAGTACATCGTTTCACGCGCCGAACCGTAGGAGTGCTGTTATTCCCTGCACTGGACATCCCCGCATCAACCTTCTGCGTTGAGCGCCGCTTTTCCCCGTGGCCCCATCGTGGGACCATGCCTGCATGAGCGAAAGTGAAAACAATGGTCCGGCGCCCCCCGCCACTGATGGAGGGGGAAGGAATGACCGGGCGCCGGCAAGCAGGGAACATCAGGCAGCGCCGCCCACCCAGGGGATGCGCACCGTGGGCCAGCGTCGCCGGGATGCGGAACAGAAGCTTGAGGAGCATCAGCAGGAGGCCCGCCACAAGACCGAAGCCGAAGACGGCTCCGAGGAACCCTCGGCGAGCCAGTAACGGCCTTTGAGCGGCTTGAGGCGGGCTTTTCGTCAACGGTGCGTCGGCGCTTGAGGAACCGAAGCGAGGAAGTCCAGGCATTGATTGGCCCCGGACTCATGGTCTGAACGTTCGTAACCGCATACGGTGAACGGCGGCACGTCCTTCAAACCTTGCCCGCGGGCGGGGTCTACGTTCGGGGTTTTCACAAGGAGTTTCGACCAGACTTGCCCCGTCCTGATGTTGCACGGTGTCCGCGCACCTCGGGTCTGGTCACCGGGCGCGGCCCCCAGCATTGCCGGGCCCGGCGACTATCCTGGCAGCAGCGCCCGGCCGGTGACGGCCCTGCTGCGCGGCGGCTCACAGGCAGGTGTGGGACCTTATCAATCCGGGACGGCAGCGGCACAGCGAAGCGCCTGAGAACCGCCATCGGTGGGACAGATGCGTTTCACGGAGTGCCGCGTCGGTGCCCTTGACGGCGCGTCAGTAACAGTCAACCAACCCGATGCTGTGTCTATGTCAATCTCATCCGGGTTACTGGAAACGGAAAAAATCCCACGCTAGCCCTGCCCCGACTCGGCACCCAGGGCTGGTGACAATGGACCCGGGCGTCACGCTGGCGACGCTGCTGGACGCGCTCTCCTGCGTTCCGGGCCCACACAAGCTCTTGGGCCTGGGCACTGTCCTGACGACGACGAGGGCTGGGCGGGTAGGCTCGACGGCCGTTGCCGAGCAACGGCACATCGGTGAGTGTCTTGCAAAGCTTTAGATTTTCAAGACACCCGATCCGACCCCAGGAAGACAGAGAAAATTTCGCGCCGTGGCACGGAACGGCAATGTCTTGACAAGTCGTCTCATAGAGCGCCGTGTCTCAGGCACGTCTTTAGGGGTTTATGGGGCAGACTACGGTCATGGCACTTCTCGGATACACCCGGATCAGCACCGCCAGCCAGGACGACCAGCTCCAACGCGACGCCCTCACCGCGGCAGGCGTCCAGGCCCGGGACATCTACTCCGATGTGACCTCCGGAAGCAAGGAAGCCAAAAGCCGCCCCGGCATGCAAAAACTCATGGGCTACGCCCAAAGCGGCGACACGATCGTGGTGTGGCGCATCGACCGGCTCGGCCGATCCCTGCTCGATGTCCTGTACACCGTCAACGGGCTCCGGGACAAGGGAATCAAGGTCCGCTCGATCGCCGACGGCATCGATCCGGAAACCAATACCGGACGCCTGATGCTGAACATGCTCGCCACCTTGGCCGAGTACGAACGCGAACTCATCGTCGAACGCGTCAACGCCGGCATCACCGCCGCCCGCGCCGCCGGGACCATCTTCGGCCGCCCCGTGACCGACCCCGCCCTCACCGCCGAAAAGCTCCAGATCGTCGCCACGGCCCGTGCCGAAGGAAAAACCGCACAACAGGCCGCCCAACTCGTCGGCTGGAGCCGGGCCACCCTGTACCGGCACCAGCAAGCCAACGTCCGGCTGAAGGACTGAGAGGGACCGGCATGGAACTGGGAAGGCCAGACCCTCCATCCACGACTGCCTCAATCCCATCGGCCCCGGAGCCATCGGCGCAGATGCCCAGACCGTCCGACGTTCAAAACAACGCCGGAGGAGCCCGCACGTGCGGCCCCGGAACCGCAGTCCGGACGCTGGGAAAACCGTCGACCCGGGCTACCAGTGGCAAATGTGAATGACTTGATTCTCCGTGTCCGACTGGTGGCATGGCCGGGCTTATCGAGAACCCAGGTTTTCAGAAGGAGGGCCAATGCCCCGTCGTTCAATCCTGTCCGCCGCCGAGCGGCACACCCTGCTCGCCCTGCCCGAGGGCCAGGAAGAGCTGATCCGGCACTACACCCTCAATGATGCCGATCTGGCCCTCATTCGCCAGCATCGCAAGCCGGAGAATCGGTTGGGCTTTGCCATCCAACTTTGCTACCTGCGATTTCCCGGCGCCATCCTTGGCACCGACCAAACACCGGACCCACCGGTGTTGGCCATGGTGGCCGCCCAGCTCGGCGTTCCGGTCGAGAGCTGGGACGAGTACGGCCGGCGCGAACAGACCCGGCACGAGCATCTCAACGAGCTGCAAACGGGTTTCGGATTCAAACTATTCGGACTGAGCCAGTACCGGGCGGCGGTCCATGAGCTGGTTGAGCTGGCGTTGCAAACGGACAAAGGCATCGTGCTGGCCGGCGCCCTGGTGGAAAGCCTGCGCCGCCAGCGCATCGTCGTCCCGGCAGCGGATGTCATCGAGCGGGTTTGTGCCGAGGCGATCACCAAAGCCAACCGGCGCATCTACGCGGCATTGACCGGTGACCTTTCAGATGATCACAAACACCGGTTGGATGGTCTGCTCAAGCGCAGGGAGGAAGGCAAGTCCACCCGGCTTGCCTGGTTGCGCCAGTCGCCGGTCAAACCGAACTCGCGGCACATGCTCGAACATATTGAGCGGCTCAAAGCCTGGCAGGCGCTGGAGCTGCCCGCCGGCATCGAACGGCAGGTCCATCAGAACCGTCTGCTGAAGATCGCCCGTGAGGGCGGGCAGATGACGC
Encoded here:
- a CDS encoding ATP-dependent Clp protease ATP-binding subunit, with the translated sequence MFERFTDRARRVVVLAQEEARMLNHGYIGTEHILLGLIREGEGVAAKALETLGISLEGVREQVQEIIGPGQQSPSGHIPFTPRAKKVLELALREALQLGHNYIGTEHILLGLIREDEGIAAQVLVKLGADLNRVRQQVIQLLSGYQGKETTGAGVGQDQAEATPAGSVVLDQFGRNLTQAARENKLDPVIGRESEMERVMQVLSRRTKNNPVLIGEPGVGKTAVVEGLAQAIVRGDVPETLKDKQLYTLDLGSVVAGSRYRGDFEERLKKVLKEIRTRGDILLFIDEIHTLVGAGAAEGAIDAASILKPLLARGELQTIGATTLDDYRKHIEKDAALERRFQPIQVPEPSVADAIEILKGLRDRYEAHHRVTITDGALVAAANLSERYISDRFLPDKAIDLIDEAGARLRIRRMSAPPELKAMDERIASLKMEKESALDAEDYEGAAALRDQEQKLVAVRRQKERHWKTGGMDDISEVDEELIAEVLANSTGIPVFKLTEEESSRLLKMEDELHMRVVGQEEAIRSVSRAIRRTRAGLKDPKRPGGSFIFAGPTGVGKTELAKALAEFLFGEEDALITLDMSEYSEKHTVSRLFGAPPGYVGYDEGGQLTEKVRRRPFSVVLFDEVEKAHADLFNSLLQIMEDGRLTDSHGRVVDFKNTVIIMTTNLGTRDISKSVATGFQSGTDTQTGYNRMRARVTEELKAHFRPEFLNRVDDVIVFPQLTQDEIIEIVDMFVGRLEKRLADKDMGIELTPAAKVLLATRGYDPAMGARPLRRTIQREIEDQLSEKILLGELHAGDIVVVDVDGEGEDARFTFAGNSKPRIPDALPAAS
- a CDS encoding YegP family protein; the encoded protein is MAGMFELFNDEDSGFRFSITAPDGTVMAVSRSFPDKQSAVTGIRDVREYAGMGHITDRCPAPSADTAAGPVPSPDHRTRTAAPGRPGTRPTHSLARPRAPAITTAA
- a CDS encoding flavin reductase family protein, yielding MESPGTLDAHRLDGEQPSQADIDLYRVLSADISAGVAVVSTSLRKRDYAATVTAFLSVSYDPPTMLVSLYAGSRIGEAVAATGTWALSLLRSKHQGAADWLASPGTPVEGLLAQVPYRRGPATGSVILDGSIAYFELRTVAIHPAATHLLVVGEVVALGGDAPGSEVPDPLIHFASAYHRLAP
- a CDS encoding recombinase family protein, with amino-acid sequence MALLGYTRISTASQDDQLQRDALTAAGVQARDIYSDVTSGSKEAKSRPGMQKLMGYAQSGDTIVVWRIDRLGRSLLDVLYTVNGLRDKGIKVRSIADGIDPETNTGRLMLNMLATLAEYERELIVERVNAGITAARAAGTIFGRPVTDPALTAEKLQIVATARAEGKTAQQAAQLVGWSRATLYRHQQANVRLKD